One Acutalibacter muris DNA window includes the following coding sequences:
- a CDS encoding PSP1 domain-containing protein — translation MAEVIGVRFRSTGKVYYFDPCGEKLRKGSMALVETARGIECGEVAMENTEVRDSAIIQPLRKLIRPATPEDLRTVEENHKKEKSAFKACEKRIEARGLEMKLVDVEYTFDNSKILFYFTADGRVDFRELVKDLAGIFRTRIELRQIGVRDEAKMLGGIGICGRPFCCGSFLGGFQPVSIKMAKEQGLSLNPVKISGACGRLMCCLKYEQEAYQDLLRNTPKVNAIVSTPDGKGVVIDQNLLTRRLTVRLDKDPDAAPKVYTVDQVKLLKDGRVKVDKKELEQLKDLE, via the coding sequence ATGGCAGAAGTGATAGGGGTGCGATTCAGAAGCACCGGCAAAGTATATTATTTTGACCCCTGCGGGGAAAAGCTGCGAAAGGGCAGCATGGCCCTTGTGGAGACCGCAAGGGGCATAGAGTGCGGCGAGGTGGCCATGGAAAACACCGAGGTCCGGGACTCGGCCATCATACAACCCCTGAGAAAGCTCATACGCCCCGCCACCCCGGAGGACCTGCGGACGGTGGAGGAGAACCATAAAAAGGAAAAGTCTGCCTTTAAGGCCTGCGAAAAGCGCATAGAGGCCCGGGGCCTTGAGATGAAGCTGGTGGACGTGGAGTATACCTTTGACAACAGCAAGATACTTTTTTACTTCACCGCCGACGGCCGTGTGGATTTTCGTGAGCTGGTAAAGGACCTGGCGGGAATATTCCGCACCCGCATAGAGCTTAGGCAGATAGGCGTGCGGGATGAGGCCAAGATGCTGGGGGGCATCGGCATCTGCGGGCGGCCCTTCTGCTGCGGGTCGTTCTTAGGAGGGTTCCAGCCGGTGTCCATCAAGATGGCAAAGGAGCAGGGGCTCTCTTTGAACCCGGTGAAGATATCCGGGGCCTGCGGGCGGCTCATGTGCTGCCTAAAATATGAGCAGGAGGCCTATCAGGACCTTCTGCGGAACACCCCAAAGGTGAACGCCATCGTGTCCACCCCGGATGGAAAGGGCGTGGTCATCGACCAGAACCTTTTGACGAGGAGGTTAACTGTCCGGCTGGACAAGGACCCGGACGCGGCGCCAAAGGTGTATACAGTGGACCAAGTGAAGCTTTTGAAGGATGGCCGGGTGAAGGTGGACAAGAAGGAGCTGGAGCAGCTGAAGGACTTGGAATAA